The genome window CActtacaaagtgtcaatttgaacatgttataataaattatctatatggtattttgagctaaaactaaacctatgtgctctggggacaccaaagatttgaTATCTTAAAAATTATcgtgacatgtcccctttaactaaggcctagtgctTGCTTTAGCCAAGCCTTGTCTCTGAAACCAGGCCtagatttttacagtgcaatctCCGCTACAGGCAACAGACAGAGATCTGCGTCTCAAAAGCGAGTACTCACTATCTGATCCGAGGAGAGGCGCAGGGACTTGCGGTAAGAGTGAGTGGAGTTGTGGCCGTGGGGCTCGATCTGGACTTTACGTTCCATTGATGAAGCGGCGGCACTCAACTCTTTCCCATCCTCATCGCTGGATGAATCCCTGGCGTCCGCTCTGTGCAAACAGGGAACCAGTGAACTAAATATGCAACCATTCCTAATTTAGAGAACTGGAACACCACAGAGATTAAGACATGACAGAAAGTAGGTTGGATTGTCCTGATTCACTTCCTCTACTACACTGAGGTGGAAAACCTAAAGTTAGCTAACTTTTTACAGGCAAGCCAGTTGATACAGCTAGTTTTATGTAAGCATCTATAACCTTTGGTTACATTTTATGAGTTATATAATTAAGGATAACATTCAGTTTCTTATTACAGGGCTCCCACACCTCAAAGGAACATtatgctgcgtcactgcagtgacattttggggacgcctccaagagtaagtgcgtctgaatgtgtatatcaaattcaaccaatggtgaggcttaacgacaaagacagggtgacccGGGAGCCAgtaagtatattgctatctgaaatattgccaaagatggcgttacagggatgcaggaagtatggcaaaagggagacgcagcatctcgttcccttctcagggaacaacagttacatacgtaacccgagacattttcatcATCAAAAACAAAGAtccaaaaaaagcattttggtatgaatcaacattcacatatagaagatataagcatttaaagtgaacagtttagcacgtgtgcttaaaaagtctagaatttttatgatatgatCCTACACATGgagtaatataatttttttccagaaaacttctggcataaaataaattcaagcactttcaatgacctgtatctatgtatgtatattttcaaaaacttcccagggccagattcacaaactttcaaggtttcaaggacccatgggaaccctgttaTTATCTGCACatttttcaagaaaacaaaACTGTGGTTGACAGACAAGAAATGCAGGCACTTCTGACTCACTTGCGCGCATGACTTTCCAATGACAAAGAGGAGCTGCTTTTCTCCATTTGGGACTGCTTCAATTCCAACTTCCCAGTGCTTTCCGACTGCAAACACAAAAAACAGGATTACAGTGTCACATatctaaaaacatgaaaaacaaaTTAATCTGATCAAATTAAGCATTGATAATAATTCCTGGCCAGGGCTTATACTAGTCCCAGaccaaaatgcatgtttgagctgccataatttaaaaacatcttgcactaacatatatcagtgatgttgttttgtaacaaaatgcacacaagtataaCTTTTTAATGAAGTATGTACaagctacttaaatgtcctaatataactaaggcctagcccTGTACTAATCTTAATATGATCCCAATATGATTATTTGTATACATTGTAACAAGCATTTGTTCAGAGCTTCTATAAAACCCAACTATGTACCATGCTGTGATAAAATGACCTCTAGCATTGTTTTCTTCCCTTGTTACTAAAAAGAGATTATGAGCAGCCTGTCCTATTTCTAAACTGAGGCTGTAAAATTTCACACTGCAATGTCATGCTAATTACAGAAATGCCGAATGAAAGCGGCCAATGAATCTGATCTGTCATGTCTGAATGACTGAAAACGCTCTAGAGGAAAGAATGGAGCTAGTACAGATGTAAGTACTTTTTATCTGCTTTACAAAGATATGCCCTCATCCTTTTGTTCTGGCAATTACACAAATGTTGATTCTTGTGTAATGAGAACGTCCCACAAGGGAAATGTGGTAAGGTCTTTAATCAGCGAGTAGGACAAAACCTTCATTCTCAAACAAAGTTGGTTTTCATTTATCTTATTTATAGAACGCTCTTCAAATACTTGCAAAGCTAAACTGACCTATCGATTTGCCTTACCTGTTTGATAGTGCTGTCTGCTCTTTTCCTCCAGAACCACCAGCGGCCTGATTTCTTTGGCATCCTCTCTTTTACCCAAGCTTCCTCTGTAGCCTGAATAGATCATTGACAATAGCCACTTGACTTACACACTTAGCATCCACAATAACTACAAGAGAGAACCATTCAAGTAATAAATTATCCTATTACAAAGAAAAAATACCTTGGGTAAATTCTTCTGAAATGCCTGCAAGCTTAAGATCAAAGGAGCAGCCAGTGTCCAATTGTAATACCTAAAATAACAAGGATAAAATAGGCAACTTCTTGTTGAATCCAAGCATTTTGTCTCTGTTTCAAAGCCTAGTGATCTGCcatgcatgctgcttataaaggcaatatgtgaccctggaccacaaaaccagtcatgtatacataagctttccattgatgtatggtttgttatgataggacaatatttggccgacacacaactatttgaaaatttgaaatctaagggtgcaaaaaatcgaaatattcagaaaatcacctttaaagatgtccaaatgaagtccttagcaacacatattaatgGTAAATAGATTTTATACATAGgctacagtactgtgcaaaagtcataGGCTACCATGccacaattagatttgttgtttttgcaatgttgtagtgatcatatataattgtttctttaatagaatacatccaggaaatacaggaaatgtgtatatagtcttaaaaaaactgtataaaaatgtaaactgatgtgtggagtttttatggtaaactccccttccacttgagcaagagcaggaaactgcaggatctcttggacctaaataaaattaaatcctaatttctcattttaaagaaattaatatttttacttcattctgctcaaaaattCGCaggatgtgtttagtgccaagagaggtcacactaaacacagacgatgcctaaagacgACATTTAGTCaagaaaatgttattttttttaacatatttcttgcattttctgtttgtatcttaataaaatagattggaaaataaatatggatggacattaaaacttctaaaacaaaaagtctggtggtggtggcctaatgctacgtacacaccaaacgcatggcatcgcgttactcgctctagattactcgtgggatttaacttcatgtcacgcaaattttttgctcgtgaagacgcgtttgaggcgaatagcgtgcgttttcgcggcaaacgcgctgcccatattgcgtcattcgcatcgcccaaTGCGAGGACGAGtgtgattgcgtctttgcattgactttatatttaatctactcgcgcaaatcgttgaactcgcgtctggtgtgaacccacagtaaagggggtcgcacaccagccgcgcgtctaggacaactcggaggtattgtaaaccggaagtgcacattaaatagcgcaagcttcgtcagatagcgtctacttcaaaatgcaaaatatatgtaagcagccaatgttaatcattaatgatgtgggacaaatatgttatttaatgttaaactatgtgagtggcgcgacagggatttgagcacaGTCACAGCTGGGCAgggcggacaggcgccacctgtcggctcCGGTGTGcttatactcatagaaaacaatgcgttcgatttttttagaacggcgcgcgctgagctgcgcggccggtgtgcaaTCCCCTTAAGACTTTTGCATAGTACTGTATATTTACGgtagaaaatttaaaaaatatctttatggaacatAATCTCTACTTAACATCTTAATGATTTTTGACCTTTACAAAGAAATCTGTAATTTTGACCAATGCAATGCATTGTTggttattgctacaaatatacctgtgcaacttatgactggttttgtgtttCAGGGTCACATGCCGTATATCATTGTGCAAAGTGACTGATTTGAAACACATAAATCCACCTGCCACCTGAACCAGCCTTTGTGTTGGAAATGTGCCTGCGTAGGATAGGTTTtagaaaaaaagtattttacataAGACAGTTTAAAATTCAAACCCACCTGTTTCCTATTTTCACAACCAGATTTGGATTGTCTATGATAGCTGGATTCTCAGCAAACTCGTGATATGTGATGATATGCTCCATAAATTTTTCTAGAAACAAGCAGAAAGGTGTAAATGGAGTGGGCAGAAGAAACAAGTGATTATTCTCCCAACACTATAACAAACAATCTAGCACATCAAAAGACAGATATAGCAGATACAGATACCTTTGGAAATCTCTCCGTTCTCACTGAGTCCTCCGCACAGAGACAGAGTGACATCAGGGAGATCACTGGCCGAATCCGACAGGCACTCGGTGCCGCTGTCAGCCGCAGCACTGCCAACTGACTGCGGTGACTGAGAGCCTGAATGCATTCCAGAGTCCATCCAGTGCTTGGAGTTGGGGTCAGAATCACTGTAGATAATCAAAATAACATTCATTATAACAGCAAGTCACCATGTAAAGAGACACATGATTTGTTATGAACTGCTCTGCTGAAATCTAATCTCAAAAGTATGTAGATTGCCTTTATACCTCTTAGGAAAATAGCGAGCAGCAACATCAGGCTCCAACACATTCAGGTCATCCAGGTAGATGTCCTCAGGGCCCTGGTGCTGACTCCTTTTTGGGACGCCTTGATAATAAAATGACAGTCAGCATTTTAATCTTAGAGGAACAGCAAGCTCTAACTTGCTTAACAAAGTTTCTGATTGGACAAGCCAAATTCAAAGTCATGGTAAAATGCAGATAAATGCATATCTGCCTCCATGCACTCAGTACTGATTCGCCAAGTTGTTACGCTGATAGGCAAACCCAAACCTACAAAGCCTACAGTTAAATATTACTGTTTATTAcccaaatattaataataaatgttggGGAAATGACTGTGTTTTATCATTAAGCACTATTGCCACAGTTTTACAAGAGCAATAAGCCTCTCTGCTATTTACCGATTTTAGCAGTttacttattgctttaatatctAGCTCTCAGCATGCTTCAATCGAACAAGcattattaggacagcaatgaATTAGACTGATTTTATGCACACGTTTTATATCTAGAATACATCAATATCAGGCTCGTTAAGCATGAATTTTATCTCTGCTCTCACACGTTTGCTGTCACATCAAGATAATCATCATTGATAAGCCAATAAAACCAACTGCTAGATATATCATGGGAAGACTTTAAAAAGGCCCACCTTTCTTCTTGGAGGGTGAGTCAGTCTTGGAAGCAGCATCACTCATGTCTCCACCTATAGAAGCAGCAGGTGGATCAGCAGGAGGGCTGTCTGAAGGAGTTGAGGTCATCACTCCACTAGGCATCATCTCCAGCTCTGACTCAGTGGGAGTTTTGGGGGTTTCAGGGGTGCGGGGTACAGGCTTAAGTATGGTACAGCCAGAATGCCCTGAGCTTGATTCTCTTTCCTCGGATTCCATGGCCTCTGAGCTCAGGATGACTCTGAAGTGAGTGGTCTCTGAAGGCGTTATGGTCACGGTCTTCGGCCACTCAGTCTTCTCTTTTTTAGAAACCTGGGAATTTTGAGAGTTTTGACACTGTGGTGAGCTGTAATCATGACTTTGCAACTCAAAATATGCCATACTAACACCAAATGGACTTTGCgttattcaattttttttttcatcagTCCCAATTTACCCTGGTAGATTCTGGCAACTCTCCCCACGTCCATTGCATGTGTGACTCCATTTTAAGCAAGCTCTCTGATGGCCGGACCACCAGTTCAGAATCACTCTTGGGAGAAAAGGCCTCTGACATGGCATGACTGCACAAAACAAACACTTAAGTCGAATACACAGATAAACAAAGTGTCTCACAGCAGACGTTTTAGAAGTCCTATAAACATATGCGCtatatttaagtatttatagATGTGTGAGTGGTAAGATTAAGTGCAAACCTATTTGATGGAGACCAGTCACCATCAGAATAAGGGTAGTTGTCCAAAGAATGACGAACATTTGGTATCTGGGCTTCAATGTCTTTCACTGTACTGATTGAAGACGATCTGAAACAAAGACTTTGTTTCAAGCAGTGGAAAACCCAAAATCACCTTTCACATGATGATGTAACCTTCAGGTTAcacaaaaatgatttaaaatcagggctttattgttgtttatatgcgTTTTCAACATGTtttaagacaaaccatgtgcaCATTCATAATTTAACACCATTGTAGAGTACTTTCTCCATAAATAGCAGTTGAGCATGGACCACTAGTTATAGATATTATGTATGGATGCCGCATAGACTCGGCGCTGAAACGAATGCAGGACAGCTGCTTGTGTCAGCGCCTAAAGATTAATGCTACAAACGTGCAGATCACatatgcattgtgtgaaacaGAACTTAGCAGTTGCTTTGCGACTGAAACTGCCAAATTTAGCATCTCTATCTCTccgtctctctatctatctatgtgtgaagagtttggttccaaaacgcgataaacacaaaaaaaaaagagttaccaccaaaatcagtattgtatcaggtcagtattaaaaagtaaattcttaattttacgcaaaatccaatatccaccgtgttattttgtcatcttttctcccttttttccccaaaactgaagaacgccactcctccttttctgcagaatgcaataaatccgctcaaccaatcacagcgcaccattacacagactgtaaacaacaatggtggcgtgatataaacacacaaaatcctagttttcctcatctactttggaatgcgtgatcaacaaacaaacaaaaacaaaacaatactttgatggcattgctaaacctgtggtggttttctgtgatggataagaaacgtaagccatcaaaatcgaaaaaatttaaatgagaggcactcgggataTGAAAAAATGTTGACTGTTGCTTGTtttcacacgacagcatcaagcttctgtcatgctaacacattgagcccagaaaaactttacattattttactctaagtcaacgaaaatcgagcaggaccaaaacattttacagctgatagTTGTGAAAAAAGCGatgacgtcccaagtataaccgaagcaatgacagtgttcttaatatgataAAGTAAGTGAcaaatgcagttttttttatcagtatataccactagtcaactaaatgaatataacatgacaaaaataaattgcacatttatatattgattcaatagatttatagcattttggaaaaaatcagtttttattgaaaatcaaatgatggatttgaataattatgttttataacctaaagatgctatgtgaaag of Misgurnus anguillicaudatus chromosome 2, ASM2758022v2, whole genome shotgun sequence contains these proteins:
- the lpin2 gene encoding phosphatidate phosphatase LPIN2 isoform X2 yields the protein MNYVGQLAGQVLVTMKELYKGINQATLSGCIDVVVVRQKDGSYQCSPFHVRFGKLGVLRSKEKVIDIEINGEPVDLHMKLGDNGEAFFVQETEEQNEIVPAHLATSPIPTDTHMFWIGGDHRQSQNLDEDPLDPEDPPEPSVSSTGSGKKKKKRRKKHKGDPRREELTPPVTISSTASTDDIFEMDLSSDEETNTRSSSISTVKDIEAQIPNVRHSLDNYPYSDGDWSPSNSHAMSEAFSPKSDSELVVRPSESLLKMESHMQWTWGELPESTRVSKKEKTEWPKTVTITPSETTHFRVILSSEAMESEERESSSGHSGCTILKPVPRTPETPKTPTESELEMMPSGVMTSTPSDSPPADPPAASIGGDMSDAASKTDSPSKKKGVPKRSQHQGPEDIYLDDLNVLEPDVAARYFPKSDSDPNSKHWMDSGMHSGSQSPQSVGSAAADSGTECLSDSASDLPDVTLSLCGGLSENGEISKEKFMEHIITYHEFAENPAIIDNPNLVVKIGNRYYNWTLAAPLILSLQAFQKNLPKATEEAWVKERMPKKSGRWWFWRKRADSTIKQSESTGKLELKQSQMEKSSSSLSLESHARKADARDSSSDEDGKELSAAASSMERKVQIEPHGHNSTHSYRKSLRLSSDQIASLKLKEGPNDVTFSITTQYQGTCRCEGTIYLWNWDDKVIISDIDGTITKSDVFGQILPQFGKDWTHKGLAKLYHLVAENGYKFLYCSARAIGMADMTRGYLQWVNDGGIILPRGPLMLSPSSLFSAFHREVIEKKPEIFKIECLTDIKNLFLPNKHPFYAAFGNRTNDVFAYKEVGVPICRIFTVNPKGELIQEQTKGNKSSYSRLSELVDHVFPLLSKEQSSAFSFPEFSTFCFWRQPIPEISPEDLLL